The Nyctibius grandis isolate bNycGra1 chromosome 9, bNycGra1.pri, whole genome shotgun sequence genome segment CCCTATTCAAGTTCTAAAGCATAATATTCCGTATTGGTTTCTTGTTTCCTGAGGCTGTGAACAGTCTTATGTGAAAGACAGGGCTCAGGGGCTTGAGTCTGAGTCTGCTCCCTGAAGCGTGCAagggctgagagcagagcagggctgcggGAACGGCAGCGCTGGCTCCAGACATACTTGCCTGCCCCTAACCCCGTGCTAGACCCCTCTGGGGTGTCACTGAGGTCCTGCCACGCCTCTCACCTGAGCCAGCGCTAAGTGGCTTTGGCACCAGCAATACGAGCTTATCTCCATCGTCTCCTCAGCTGTCGGCCACCAGAAAAAGAGAGGGTGTGGGGAAGGTGCTGTGGGCTGGCGTGGGCAAAGCGCAGAGGCAGGGTGAGGATATGTGAGCGGTGCTCTGCTCCATCCCCACAAAACCCCGCTGGGTCCAGGTGAGCGCTTCCTCCTCGCTGATGGGGAAATGATGTTAGCCTTTCACGTGTGCCTGGGCTGGCTTTTAATTCATGTCTCACTGAAAGGAGGAAGCCGAGGTATCGCTTCTAAGCatcggctgctgctgctttctgtaaagttatttttaaggcaGTAGTAATTTTACACAGAGATAAATCCAGCTGagcaacattaaaaaatcattgtggtggtgaatggtaccgcatccagttggtgtccggtcactagtggtgtcccccagggctcagcactgggcccagtcctgtttaagatctttattgatgatctggatgagggcatcgagtgcaccctcagtaaattcacggacaacactaagttgggtgggagcgTTGATCTGtctgagggtaggaaggctctgcagagggatctggacgggttagatagatgggccgagaccaacggcatgaggttcaacaagaacaagtgccgggtcctacactttgaccataacaaccccatgcagcgctacaggttgggggaagagtggttagaaagcagctgGGTGGAAAAGcacctgggggtattggtggacagccagctgaacatgagccagcagtgtgcccaggtggccaaggcggccaagagcatcctggcttgtatcaggaatagtgtggccagcaggactagggaagtgatcgtccccctgtactcggcactagtgaagccacacctcgagtactgtgtccagttctgggcccctcactacaagaaagacattgaggtgctggagcgagtccagaggaggtcaacaaagctggtgaagggcctagagggtatgtcctatgaggagcggctggggcaactgggattgtttagcctggagaaaaggaggctgaggggagaccttatcgctctctacaactacctgaagggaggttgtagtggggtggtggtcggcctcttctcccaggcaactagcgacaggactagaggacatagcctcaagctgcgccagtggaggttcaggttggacattaggaaaaacttcacAGGAAGGGTTATTGGGCATTGGAacgagctgcccagggaggtggtggggtcaccatccctggaggtgtttaagagaagactggatgtggcacttagtgccatggtctagttgacgtggtggtgtcagggcaatggttggactcgatgatcccagagggctcttccaacctgattgattctgtgattctgtaaaaggAAGACAGCACTTAATGTGAAAGCAGAAACCAAAGGTAGTGCGATGCAAAAGACAAGGCACGATGGCTGTTCTAGACCAGCATCTTTCCGCTCTGACCCCAGCGTCAGTCAAGAAGCACAGGCCGTTCTCTGCAAATAACCAAGTAAAGCAAAACTACTTGAGCACGTAACATGAATGTGACCACGTAGGAAGAACGACTCCATCTTTTTGTATAGGTAGTGTGAAATGGGAGCTGAGGAGCGCGCAGCGCTCACAACCATAGCATTCAGCATACAGGTTGATGGTTTAGGTGCTAATTACTCTTccactgaggcaaaaaaaggagATGATTGTTCTGAGTTAAAAGGAATGGCAGGGCTGTCAGGAAATAGTCATCGGTGTAATTCACATCGGATTCAGCTTTACTATCCCATGGACAGAATGCTGGAGAACGCCTCGCCGAGGAAAGCTTGGAGGTTAGAAAGAGCCACTAAGGGAGTCAGAAGTCACTCACTTGAGCAGGGCCAGAGTTTTGCTCCAGGCAGGTTTTAGTGAGAAAGGTGTTGTGAAGGAGGGCTGGTGGGGCTGCCCCTCGGCATGTATAACCACCTCAGACATACTGAAGACCTTGCTTGGTGGCAGCCACCTCTGCATAGTGCTACAGGGAGCCACACGAGCAGGAGAGTTACACGAGgataaagcagaactgaatCTATGCATAAAAATGTGCACGATGCAGAACTGAGCATAGGCATATGCTGCAATGCAGCTGTACAGGAGCACGGCGTGAGCTGGGACGAGCGGTGATCGTGCGCTGCACGGCTGTCCCAGGCGctcagagcacagcactgcctgcaTCTCTCGGCGCCTGCGGGGCTGCTACCCCTCGGGTGAGTTGCACACTGCCCAAGGGCCTCCTGGCTTTCAGGacctggctctgctgcctggcagaCACCTCAGGAGCTCTGTGCTTGTCCTGGGTAATGCAAGGGGGGAAACGGCCACCCCGAactccagcccagctgcctgaaAGCCACCAGTCTTGTTTGCATCCGAGGGCTGTGTTTCCATTGCTGCGTAAGTGAGCCTCTTTGggtggaggagcagggcagagacCAGGAAGCCTGGCCAGCTCCTGGCCACTGAGGTCCACCACGACCTCACCCCAGCTTTTGGTGGCACCAACATCTTACTCCACCCtgcagcttctgttttttttcaggtcgCTCCGGTGCCTGCTGTCCATGGCCTGATGTCAGACAGGTTAAGACATGTTCAGTGTGTTTAGCCCTAGTTTAATGCTTTCCTTGTAGCCATTTGGTGAGTGTATTTACCTTGGTGATACGGCTGTTCTGGAAATGGCTACTGTGTTGGCTGTTgggtttaaaatacaaaagctaCTGACCAAGAAACttaatgggaagaaaaattataGTTTGTTATTTAATTCAGAGAGGCTTCTTTCCTCTTGTTCCGATTTTTGTGCTTTACAGTTGCTGTgatatttatgttattttagaTATGTTTGAAAGCATAGTATTTTGGCACAGTTCATACAGGAAGACTGATCCATCAGGGGACAGCTCTGGCACACACTGCAGCCAGTGAAAACCTTTTGTGTGAACCCGCTTTGGGTCACCGTCTCTGCATGAAATAGGCTCATGATGGGCAAGTCTTGGGTCACCATTTCTGCATGAAACTGGCTCATGATGGGCAAGTCCCTTGTGTCCTCTCCAGTACCAGGCTGCCAGGAGAGGGCAGGCACGCCAAGCCctgccaggcagctgcctgcagcccgcTGGGAAAGGAGAAGCCCTTCACGCACAGCCAAGAAATGGAAATCCaccaaataaaagcagaaaagcttttatCAAATGACCTCGCAGCACATCTAACGCCTGCACGTTGAaattacagaagcagaaaaggaaggtgaaTTTGCTGGACAGCGGGTGTTAGGAAAGCAGTTTTCCTTTATAGCTTTATCTCTTTCCCATTTCAGGTTCTCCGTGGCCAGTGGCACTTCTCATCAAGTATCTTTGGCAGAGATTTCAAATGTTGGTAAGAATCAATGTCTGAAAGATGTAGTTGAACATAAGGTGTGGATCTCAAACCGACACTAGAACTTCTGGCTCGATAATACTGTCCAGTTGCCTACAAAGATTCTGCTGTGAATTTGGGCAGTGAGTATCACTGTGAGATCTAGACAGTGGTATACaaaaaaatgtgacattttctCTGCAGTAGTGATTTGCAGGACCACTACTTCTCCCCTCCCACCAGCTCAGATACAGTTTGGTGGCAAACAAGGTTGAGGACAAGCCAAGACGCGTGTGAGAACAGctttcctcctgcagccctgggcagtgCCCTGTGCACGTTGCACCTCGCCACCCTGCCCTGGCGATGCTGGCTCCGTGGGAGAGCCTCGACCTGCCTGACGGGGGGTGCGGGTCCCCTCTGCAGTCAGGCAGCCGCTGCTGGTGTAAGCAGTCCCACTCTTACCTCTAGCTCAGCACGGTCACTGCATCTTGAAACCCAAGCCGCAGCAGGCTCACGTGTCCCTTTTGTGGAGGGATCTGACCGCCTCCTGAGAGCACACGGCCTTGCTGGTGCTTGAAGTTCAATCAGCTCCACATACAGGCACTCAGGGCTCAAAACGATCAATAAACCACAGAAACACTTTTCCACTTCAGCATTGATTGCACAAAAGTGTTATTGCTCTCCTGGGATCTCTGGGGAGGGCTTTCTCACTCCGATGACATCCCCTTCAGCCAGCAGTTCTTGGCCACCTGCCCCACGTTGGGCCGGGAGTCTGGGCTGTACTGGAGCAGTTGGGCGATGAGGGCTTGGCAGGGCTCCGGCAGTGGGGGCAGCCCCTCCGGGTACTTCACCCCTTTCTTCTGCTCCTCAGGCATGTTGCGGATGTGGGTGTCGTCAAAGGGCATGCAGCCAGTCACCATCGTGTAGAACATCACCCCCAGGCTCCACACGTCGTACTTCTTGCTGTCATAGGGGAGGCCCATCAGCACCTCCGGGGAAGCGTAGGCTGCTGACCCGCAGAACGTGGTGCTCAGGTCCGGGTAGCCGTTGGCTTCCTTACTAAAACTGAAGTCACTGAGTTTGGCCCGGCGGCCATCAGCGGTGAGCAGCACGTTCTCACACTTCAGATCCCGGTGCACCAAGTTGGAGTCGTGCAGGTAACGCACGGCCCCCACGACCTGCGCGAAGATGTCCCGGGCCTTGGGGACACAGGGCagcctccccagctgctgcagcagctgcagcaggtcaGTTTCTGCCGCCTCCATCACGATGTAGAGCTTCCCATTGCAGGCGTGGATGACCTCGAAGATGCGCACGATGTTGGGGTGCCGGATCTTGTGCACGATGGAGAGCTCCCGGGGCAGAAACTTGTACACGAAGGCTGAGGATGCTTGTCGTTGGTCCACCACCTTGATGGCTAAGGGGCCCTTGTGTTTCTTGGAGGTGGCCGCTTTCACTTTGGAGAAGCTGCCCTCCCCTAATGTTTGACCCAGCGTGTAGCCCAGCTCACAAAGTAGCTTCTCTCCTGCCTTGGCTTTTGACATGATGTGTGATCCCGATGGGCTTAATCAAAGCTCGTGTTTTGCTCCAGGATTTGAAAGCTGTAGTACGTGGTACGTGGCAGCTGTTAACCTTCGCTGTCCCCCATGGGTGGTCCTGTGGTCTCCAGGGCTCACCTAGGCATTGTGATGCGGTGGTGTTGTGTGGCAACGCCTCTGAGAGATGCCAAGGGTGGCTGGTGGGTCCCCTCCGCTCACAGGTGTGCCAGGCATGACGACGCAGGGCGAGAACTCTCATGGGTGGATGTTTTAAgagtttttacctttttttttctcttgagtttTCAAAACAGGGCTCTTCCGGTGATGAGAGTTTAAACATCAGCTTCCTGGGATGAGGAATCCATTTGGGGACCTATACCCATTTTCTGCAGGGTATGAGTTATATTAAAATCACAACTACACAGAGTGGCACAAAGG includes the following:
- the LOC137667320 gene encoding testis-specific serine/threonine-protein kinase 6-like, with protein sequence MSKAKAGEKLLCELGYTLGQTLGEGSFSKVKAATSKKHKGPLAIKVVDQRQASSAFVYKFLPRELSIVHKIRHPNIVRIFEVIHACNGKLYIVMEAAETDLLQLLQQLGRLPCVPKARDIFAQVVGAVRYLHDSNLVHRDLKCENVLLTADGRRAKLSDFSFSKEANGYPDLSTTFCGSAAYASPEVLMGLPYDSKKYDVWSLGVMFYTMVTGCMPFDDTHIRNMPEEQKKGVKYPEGLPPLPEPCQALIAQLLQYSPDSRPNVGQVAKNCWLKGMSSE